One genomic segment of Pseudomonas chlororaphis subsp. aurantiaca includes these proteins:
- a CDS encoding class II fumarate hydratase translates to MSRIETDSLGQVEVPDDAYWGAQTQRSLINFAIGNERMPLSVLHALALIKKAAARVNDRNGDLPADIARLIEQAADEVLDGQHDDQFPLVVWQTGSGTQSNMNVNEVIAGRANELAGNPRGGKAPVHPNDHVNRSQSSNDCFPTAMHIAAAQAVQHHLLPAIAELSGGLAELSARHMKLVKTGRTHMMDATPITFGQELSAFIAQLDYAERAIRAALPAVCELAQGGTAVGTGLNSPHGFGEAIAAELAALSGLPFVTAPNKFAALAGHEPLTTLSGALKTLAVCLMKIANDLRLLGSGPRAGLAEVRLPANEPGSSIMPGKVNPTQCEALSMLACQVMGNDVAIGFAASQGHLQLNVFKPVIIHNLLQSVRLLADGCSNFQQHCIAGLEPDPVQMADHLERGLMLVTALNTHIGYDKSAEIAKKAYAENRTLREAALELGYLTDEEFDAWVRPENMLEAGKQG, encoded by the coding sequence ATGAGTCGAATCGAAACCGACAGCCTTGGCCAGGTTGAAGTCCCGGACGACGCCTATTGGGGCGCCCAGACCCAGCGCTCGCTGATCAACTTCGCCATCGGCAACGAGCGCATGCCGCTGTCGGTCCTGCATGCCCTGGCGTTGATCAAGAAGGCCGCGGCCCGGGTCAACGACCGCAACGGCGACCTGCCGGCCGACATCGCTCGCCTGATCGAACAGGCCGCCGACGAGGTGCTGGACGGCCAGCATGACGACCAGTTCCCACTGGTGGTCTGGCAGACCGGCAGCGGCACCCAGAGCAACATGAACGTCAACGAGGTGATCGCCGGTCGCGCCAACGAACTGGCCGGCAACCCGCGCGGCGGCAAGGCCCCGGTGCACCCCAACGACCACGTGAACCGCTCGCAAAGCTCCAACGATTGCTTCCCCACGGCGATGCACATCGCCGCGGCCCAGGCGGTGCAGCACCATCTGTTGCCAGCGATCGCCGAACTGTCCGGCGGCCTGGCCGAACTCTCGGCGCGGCACATGAAGCTGGTGAAGACCGGGCGCACCCACATGATGGATGCCACGCCCATCACCTTCGGCCAGGAGCTGTCGGCCTTCATCGCGCAGCTGGACTACGCCGAGCGCGCCATTCGTGCGGCCCTGCCGGCGGTGTGCGAACTGGCCCAGGGCGGTACCGCCGTCGGTACCGGGTTGAACTCGCCCCACGGTTTCGGCGAGGCGATCGCCGCCGAGCTGGCGGCCTTGTCCGGGCTGCCGTTTGTTACCGCGCCAAACAAGTTCGCCGCCCTCGCCGGTCATGAACCCCTGACCACCCTCTCCGGCGCCCTGAAGACCCTGGCAGTGTGCCTGATGAAAATCGCCAACGACCTGCGCCTGCTGGGCTCCGGGCCACGGGCCGGGCTGGCCGAGGTCAGGCTGCCGGCCAACGAGCCGGGCAGCTCGATCATGCCGGGCAAGGTCAACCCGACCCAGTGCGAAGCCCTGTCGATGCTGGCGTGCCAGGTGATGGGCAACGACGTCGCCATCGGCTTCGCCGCCAGCCAGGGCCACCTGCAGTTGAACGTATTCAAGCCGGTGATCATCCACAACCTGCTGCAATCGGTGCGCCTGCTCGCCGACGGCTGCAGCAACTTCCAGCAGCACTGCATCGCCGGGCTGGAGCCCGACCCGGTGCAGATGGCCGACCACCTGGAACGCGGGCTGATGCTGGTCACCGCGCTCAATACCCACATCGGCTACGACAAATCCGCCGAGATCGCCAAGAAGGCCTATGCCGAGAACCGCACCTTGCGTGAAGCGGCCCTGGAGCTGGGTTATCTGACGGACGAAGAATTCGATGCCTGGGTGCGGCCGGAAAACATGCTGGAGGCTGGCAAGCAGGGCTGA
- a CDS encoding DMT family transporter: MHISSGRWVYGLFLALLTALLWGILPIKLKQVLLVMDPVTVTWFRLLVSGGFLLIYLAAVKRLPSWRVLGPRGCWLVLMAVCGLVGNYVLYLMGLNLLSPGTAQLVVQMGPILLLIASLFVFKERFSLGQGIGLAVLLIGFGLFFNQRLTELLTSLSNYTAGVLTVLAASAVWTFYALGQKQLLTVWNSLQVMMVIYLFCALLLTPWAHPLEALELSPLQGWLLLACCLNTLIAYGAFAEALAHWEASRVSATLAITPLVTFAAVAVAAWLWPEYVHAEQINGLGYGGAVLVVLGSALTALGPSLIAGLKARRVRMEVPES; this comes from the coding sequence ATGCACATCTCGTCCGGTCGCTGGGTCTACGGCTTGTTCCTCGCACTGCTTACGGCGCTGTTGTGGGGCATCCTGCCGATCAAGCTCAAGCAGGTGCTGCTGGTGATGGACCCGGTGACCGTGACCTGGTTTCGCCTGTTGGTGTCCGGTGGCTTCCTGCTGATCTACCTGGCGGCGGTCAAGCGTTTGCCGAGCTGGCGGGTGCTCGGGCCGCGTGGCTGCTGGCTGGTATTGATGGCGGTCTGTGGGCTGGTGGGCAACTACGTGCTGTACCTGATGGGGCTGAACCTGCTGAGCCCCGGCACCGCGCAGCTGGTGGTGCAGATGGGGCCGATCCTGCTGCTGATCGCCAGCCTGTTTGTGTTCAAGGAGCGTTTCAGCCTGGGGCAGGGCATTGGCCTGGCGGTGCTGCTGATCGGTTTCGGGCTGTTTTTCAATCAGCGCCTGACCGAGCTGCTGACGTCCCTGAGCAACTACACCGCCGGTGTGCTGACGGTGCTCGCCGCCTCGGCGGTCTGGACCTTCTATGCCCTGGGCCAGAAGCAGTTGCTGACGGTGTGGAATTCCCTGCAGGTGATGATGGTGATCTACCTGTTCTGCGCGCTGTTGCTCACGCCGTGGGCCCATCCCCTCGAGGCGCTGGAGTTGAGCCCGCTGCAAGGCTGGCTGTTGCTGGCCTGCTGCCTGAATACCCTGATCGCCTACGGCGCCTTTGCCGAAGCGCTGGCCCATTGGGAGGCGTCGCGGGTCAGCGCCACGCTGGCGATCACGCCCTTGGTGACTTTCGCCGCGGTGGCTGTGGCGGCCTGGTTGTGGCCCGAATATGTGCATGCCGAACAGATCAACGGCCTGGGCTATGGCGGGGCGGTGCTGGTGGTGCTGGGCTCGGCCTTGACGGCCCTGGGGCCGTCGCTGATAGCCGGGCTCAAGGCGCGGCGAGTGCGCATGGAAGTGCCGGAGAGCTAG
- a CDS encoding DUF2059 domain-containing protein, with amino-acid sequence MTRLRAICTAVALVCASGQVLADTASHNASAEAFLTLAHADKLGTPVYMQVQQMFAQRFEQTKAPESKKAVLETYQAKANAALDQAIGWNKLKPDMVKLYTSNFSESELKDLVAFYQSPLGKKVLEKMPQLTQQSAQMTQAKLESAVPVVNKLLADMTAELEPKAAPAKKK; translated from the coding sequence ATGACTCGTCTTCGTGCCATCTGTACCGCGGTTGCTCTGGTTTGCGCCAGCGGCCAGGTGCTTGCCGATACCGCCAGCCACAACGCCAGTGCCGAAGCTTTCCTGACCCTGGCGCACGCTGACAAGCTGGGCACTCCGGTGTACATGCAAGTGCAGCAAATGTTCGCTCAGCGTTTTGAACAGACCAAAGCCCCAGAGTCGAAAAAAGCCGTGCTGGAAACCTACCAGGCCAAGGCCAACGCCGCCCTGGACCAGGCCATCGGCTGGAACAAGCTGAAGCCGGACATGGTAAAGCTCTACACCAGCAACTTCAGTGAATCCGAGCTCAAGGACCTGGTGGCGTTCTACCAGTCGCCGCTGGGCAAGAAAGTCCTGGAAAAAATGCCGCAGTTGACCCAGCAATCGGCCCAGATGACCCAGGCCAAGCTGGAAAGCGCGGTACCGGTAGTCAACAAGCTGCTGGCCGACATGACCGCCGAACTCGAGC